A window from Oncorhynchus mykiss isolate Arlee chromosome 9, USDA_OmykA_1.1, whole genome shotgun sequence encodes these proteins:
- the LOC110532277 gene encoding tyrosine-protein phosphatase non-receptor type 7-like, with protein sequence MNESVESPSLSQPVDQEQSFPCPAATAPRKPFQLQERRGSNVSLVLDVNSLSLGAVEPLCSISTPRETLLHLLRTSTRPLTPSQLQEASDETSRLNSEYQKIPPNFVNPAELDIPGHALKDRYKTILPNPETRVCLRNPAAEEAGETERYINANYIKGYNGAPRAYIATQGPMLNTVHDFWEMVWQEGSTTIVMITKLKEKNEKCELYWPEKDGSYGRFEVRVSIVKECDGYTIRDMIIQVGSENRQVRHYWYSTWPDHQTPDCTGPLLRLVVDVDEHRQSIPSPGPTIVHCSAGIGRTGCFIASSIGCLQLQHTSKADVLQIVCKLRLDRGGMIQTSEQYQFLYLTLAQYSRQLRNTDSGSESPVPIQTIKTTGTCGDRENPAKT encoded by the exons ATGAATGAGTCAGTAGAATCCCCATCATTATCACAACCTGTGGACCAGGAACAGTCATTCCCCTGCCCTGCTGCCACAGCTCCTCGCAAACCATTCCAGCtccaggagag ACGGGGCTCCAATGTGTCCCTGGTGCTGGACGTGAACAGTCTCAGCCTGGGTGCGGTGGAGCCCTTGTGCTCCATCTCCACCCCCAGAGAGACCCTCCTCCACCTGCTGAGGACCTCAACACGCCCTCTGACCCCCTCTCAGCTGCAGGAGGCATCTGACGAGACCAGCAGGCTGAACTCAGAGTACCAG AAGATCCCTCCAAACTTTGTCAACCCTGCAGAGCTGGACATTCCAGGACACGCCTTAAAAGACAGATACAAGACCATACTGCCAA ATCCTGAGACCCGTGTGTGTCTGAGAAACCCTGCAGCAGAGGAAGCGGGTGAAACTGAGAGATACATCAATGCAAACTACATAAAG GGTTACAACGGTGCACCCAGAGCCTACATCGCCACCCAGGGCCCCATGCTCAACACTGTGCATGACTTCTGGGAGATGGTGTGGCAGGAGGGATCCACCACCATTGTCATGATCACCAAGCTAAAGGAGAAGAACGAG AAGTGCGAGCTTTACTGGCCAGAGAAGGACGGCAGCTATGGCAGATTTGAGGTCAGAGTGTCCATTGTGAAAGAATGTGATGGCTACACCATTCGAGATATGATTATACAG GTGGGCTCAGAGAACAGGCAGGTAAGACACTACTGGTACTCCACATGGCCAGACCACCAGACCCCAGACTGCACTGGGCCCCTGCTCAGACTGGTGGTGGATGTGGATGAACACAGGCAGTCCATACCCAGCCCAGGACCCACAATCGTCCACTGCAG TGCAGGGATTGGCAGAACAGGTTGTTTCATCGCCAGCAGCATTGGATGCCTACAGCTGCAACACACTAGTAAGGCTGATGTGCTTCAGATCGTCTGTAAGCTACGCCTCGACAG GGGTGGTATGATCCAGACCAGTGAGCAGTACCAGTTCCTGTACCTCACCCTGGCTCAGTACAGTAGGCAGCTGAGGAACACAGACAGTGGCTCAGAGAGCCCTGTCCCTATCCAGACCATTAAAACCACGGGGACATGCGGTGACAGAGAAAACCCAGCTAAAACTTGA
- the LOC110532278 gene encoding ADP-ribosylation factor-like protein 8A — translation MIALINKLLDWFKALFWKEEMELTLVGLQYSGKTTFVNVIASGQFSEDMIPTVGFNMRKITKGNVTIKLWDIGGQPRFRSMWERYCRGVSAIVYMVDAADPEKIEASKNELHNLLDKPQLQGIPVLVLGNKRDLPGSLDEKELIERMNLSAIQDREICCYSISCKEKDNIDITLQWLIQHSRTKRSTS, via the exons ATGATCGCTTTGATCAACAAGCTCCTTGACTGGTTTAAAGCACTATTTTGGAAGGAGGAGATGGAGTTGACTTTGGTGGGGCTACAGTATTCGGGAAAGACAACCTTCGTGAACGTGATTGCG TCAGGCCAGTTCAGTGAAGACATGATTCCCACAGTGGGCTTCAACATGAGGAAAATCACCAAGGGAAACGTCACCATTAAG CTGTGGGATATCGGTGGTCAGCCTCGATTCAGGAGTATGTGGGAGCGATACTGTCGAGGAGTCAGTGCCATCGT GTACATGGTTGATGCAGCTGACCCAGAGAAAATCGAGGCCTCTAAGAATGAACTACACAACTTGTTGGACAAGCCCCAGCTCCAGGGTATTCCT GTCCTTGTCTTGGGGAACAAGAGAGATCTTCCTGGGTCGCTTGATGAGAAAGAGCTGATTGAGAGGAT GAACCTCTCAGCCATCCAGGACAGAGAAATATGCTGTTACTCTATCTCTTGCAAGGAAAAGGACAACATTG ATATAACACTACAGTGGCTGATCCAGCACTCCAGAACCAAGCGGAGCACTTCATGA
- the LOC110532280 gene encoding G-protein coupled receptor 37-like 1 codes for MIPFISLVILLTVWASDAKNVPQTNSASVEKDMSNLDIQVIQSHGYGDEDVKQLQFDKQHKRAPRGAETMDTDAGEPQSTFSQSYENEFFTTPRATQFSNSTLDTGANTDGDQDNTSTTERGITHIHNPLYPVTDSSYTAYAVMFLSLVVFAVGIIGNLAVMCIVWHNYYMRSAWNYILASLAFWDFLVLCFCLPVVVFNELTNKRLLGDISCRVVPYMEVTSLGVTSFSLCALGIDRFNATTSSQPKTRRVERCQSVLAKLLVIWVGSMVLAAPELLLWQLSQAVSPATGALMDSCTMNPTSNLPESIYALVINYHECRMWWYFGCYFCLPVVFTLLCQLATCHVSNDGIPERLEERSPSKKQKIQHSQQVERQLNCTVMALAVVYGICALPENVCNIVLAYTAMPISDDTATLLALINQFFLFFKSSVTPVLLLCLCKSLGQAFMDCCCCCCEECQPGSSSSPGTEAKLKSTSSIFFDKAKDSSTILSISGSS; via the exons ATGATTCCCTTTATTTCATTGGTGATACTATTGACAGTGTGGGCTTCCGATGCAAAAAATGTTCCACAGACAAACAGTGCATCTGTTGAAAAGGATATGTCAAATCTCGACATTCAAGTCATTCAAAGCCATGGTTATGGTGATGAGGATGTAAAACAACTGCAATTTGACAAACAGCACAAGAGAGCGCCGCGGGGCGCAGAGACCATGGACACAGACGCAGGTGAACCTCAGTCTACCTTCTCACAGTCTTATGAGAATGAATTCTTCACCACACCCAGAGCCACCCAGTTCTCTAACTCAACCCTAGACACTGGAGCCAACACAGATGGGGACCAGGACAATACCAGCACCACAGAGCGGGGCATCACCCACATCCACAACCCTCTGTACCCAGTGACTGACAGCTCCTACACTGCCTACGCTGTCATGTTCCTGTCCCTGGTGGTGTTCGCTGTGGGGATTATAGGGAACCTGGCTGTGATGTGCATCGTCTGGCACAACTACTACATGAGGAGTGCCTGGAACTACATCCTGGCCAGCTTGGCTTTCTGGGATTTCCTGGTGCTCTGCTTCTGTTTACCTGTGGTGGTCTTCAATGAGCTCACCAATAAGAGGCTGCTGGGGGACATCTCATGCAGAGTGGTACCATATATGGAG GTGACTTCCCTAGGGGTGACTTCCTTCAGCCTGTGTGCCCTGGGTATCGACCGCTTTAATGCTACCACTAGCTCCCAGCCCAAGACCCGTCGGGTGGAGCGCTGTCAGTCCGTCCTGGCCAAGCTGCTGGTCATCTGGGTTGGTTCCATGGTGCTGGCGGCCCCAGAGCTGCTCCTATGGCAGCTCAGCCAGGCCGTGTCTCCAGCCACAGGGGCCTTGATGGACTCCTGCACCATGAACCCTACCTCCAACCTTCCCGAGTCCATCTACGCCCTGGTCATCAACTACCACGAGTGCCGCATGTGGTGGTACTTTGGCTGCTACTTCTGCCTGCCTGTAGTCTTCACCCTGCTGTGCCAGCTGGCCACCTGCCACGTGTCCAATGACGGTATCCCTGAGCGTCTGGAGGAGCGCTCCCCCTCCAAGAAGCAGAagatacaacacagtcaacaggTGGAGCGCCAGCTCAACTGCACCGTGATGGCCCTGGCCGTGGTCTATGGCATCTGCGCCCTGCCGGAGAACGTGTGCAACATCGTTCTGGCCTACACCGCCATGCCCATCTCTGATGACACCGCCACCCTACTGGCCCTCATCAACCAGTTTTTCTTGTTCTTCAAGTCGTCGGTGACGCCGGTGCTGCTGTTGTGCCTCTGTAAGTCCCTGGGCCAGGCCTTCatggactgctgctgctgctgctgtgagGAGTGCCAACCCGGCAGTTCCTCTTCCCCTGGCACTGAGGCCAAACTCAAGAGCACATCCTCCATCTTCTTTGACAAAGCCAAGGACAGCTCCACCATCCTGTCAATCAGCGGGTCCAGCTGA